One part of the Bradyrhizobium sp. CB1650 genome encodes these proteins:
- the ugpC gene encoding sn-glycerol-3-phosphate ABC transporter ATP-binding protein UgpC — translation MSSVQIRDVRKSFGNFEVLHGVTVPIEDGQFVVLVGPSGCGKSTLLRMLAGLENITSGTISIGDRVVNNVQPKERDIAMVFQNYALYPHMTVGDNMGFSLKLRGASSDEINKRVKRAAEILALSPLLERYPRQLSGGQRQRVAMGRAIVRDPQVFLFDEPLSNLDAKLRVAMRTEIKELHQRLKTTTVYVTHDQIEAMTMADKIVVMHDGIVEQMGTPLELYDKPDNQFVAGFIGSPAMNFLKGHVRSNGVATFEGPNGVKLPLKTAPTASDGRPAVYGVRPEHFTIADDGAEAEIIVVEPTGSETQVFAKIGGEQVVAVFRERHQFNPGDKVRLKPDPALVHLFDEATGKRLNA, via the coding sequence ATGTCGTCTGTGCAAATCCGCGACGTGCGGAAATCGTTCGGCAATTTTGAAGTCCTGCACGGCGTGACGGTTCCGATCGAGGACGGTCAGTTCGTCGTCCTGGTTGGCCCCTCCGGCTGCGGCAAGTCGACGCTTCTGCGCATGCTCGCCGGCCTCGAGAACATCACCTCGGGAACGATCTCGATCGGCGATCGCGTCGTCAACAATGTCCAGCCCAAGGAGCGGGACATTGCGATGGTGTTCCAGAACTACGCGCTGTACCCGCACATGACGGTCGGGGACAACATGGGCTTCTCGCTGAAGCTGCGCGGCGCGAGCTCCGACGAGATCAACAAGCGCGTCAAGCGGGCCGCCGAAATTCTCGCGCTGTCGCCGCTGCTCGAGCGCTACCCGCGGCAGCTTTCCGGCGGCCAGCGCCAGCGCGTTGCCATGGGCCGCGCCATCGTCCGCGATCCGCAGGTGTTCCTGTTCGACGAGCCCTTGTCGAACCTCGATGCCAAGCTGCGTGTCGCCATGCGCACCGAGATCAAGGAGCTGCACCAGCGGCTGAAGACGACCACCGTCTACGTCACCCACGACCAGATCGAGGCCATGACCATGGCCGACAAGATCGTCGTCATGCATGACGGCATCGTCGAGCAGATGGGCACGCCGCTCGAGCTCTACGACAAGCCCGACAACCAGTTCGTGGCGGGCTTCATCGGTTCGCCGGCGATGAACTTCCTGAAAGGTCATGTGCGCTCCAACGGCGTTGCCACCTTCGAGGGACCCAACGGTGTCAAGCTGCCGCTCAAGACCGCGCCGACCGCCTCGGACGGCCGTCCTGCGGTCTACGGCGTGCGGCCCGAGCACTTCACGATCGCCGACGACGGCGCCGAGGCCGAGATCATCGTGGTCGAACCGACCGGCTCCGAAACGCAGGTGTTCGCGAAGATCGGCGGCGAGCAGGTCGTCGCGGTCTTCCGCGAACGGCATCAGTTCAATCCGGGCGATAAGGTCCGGTTGAAGCCGGATCCGGCCTTGGTCCACTTGTTCGACGAGGCGACCGGAAAACGGCTGAACGCGTAG
- a CDS encoding LacI family DNA-binding transcriptional regulator: protein MGRKRTKSGKIRLAEVAELAGVSPITASRFFRNPEALSVAKRARVESAAKELGYVPNLAARALASQRTEVIGVLIPSLTNNVFSDVLRGIYDASEGNRYSIQLSNTRYSILQEERLLRLFLAQKPAGLIVTGIDQTAESRAMLEAADCPIVQIMEIGPNPVDMMIGFSHYDAARAAVAHLFAQGCRRIGFVGARMDPRVQRRLDGYVSATKEAALFEQRLVVTTATPTSVTLGGALFSDLLAREPGIDAVFCANDDLALGVLFECRRREIVVPEQIAIVGFNDLEFMASAVPTLTSVRTNRYEMGRAAATMLIEAIEGRRPEEPVLDLGFKVIERQSSLAQRGESRPMVSELVTDRTK, encoded by the coding sequence ATGGGTCGAAAGCGCACCAAGTCAGGCAAAATCCGGTTGGCGGAAGTCGCCGAGCTTGCCGGCGTCAGCCCGATTACGGCGTCCCGCTTCTTCCGCAATCCCGAGGCGCTGTCGGTCGCCAAGCGGGCCCGGGTCGAAAGCGCCGCCAAGGAGCTCGGCTATGTGCCGAACCTCGCGGCGCGCGCGCTGGCGTCGCAGCGCACCGAGGTCATCGGTGTACTGATCCCCTCGCTCACCAATAACGTGTTCTCGGACGTGCTGCGCGGCATCTATGATGCCTCCGAAGGCAACCGCTACTCGATCCAGCTCTCCAACACGCGCTACAGTATTCTCCAGGAGGAAAGGCTGTTGCGGCTGTTTCTTGCACAGAAGCCGGCCGGGCTGATCGTCACCGGGATCGACCAGACCGCGGAATCGCGCGCGATGCTGGAGGCGGCCGACTGCCCGATCGTACAGATCATGGAGATCGGGCCCAATCCCGTCGACATGATGATCGGCTTTTCGCACTACGACGCGGCGCGCGCAGCGGTTGCCCACCTGTTCGCGCAGGGCTGTCGCCGGATCGGCTTCGTCGGCGCGCGAATGGACCCCCGGGTGCAACGGCGGCTTGACGGCTATGTCTCCGCCACGAAGGAAGCCGCGCTGTTCGAGCAGCGTCTCGTCGTCACGACCGCCACACCGACCTCGGTGACGCTCGGCGGCGCCCTGTTTTCCGATCTCCTGGCGCGCGAGCCCGGCATTGATGCGGTGTTCTGTGCCAATGACGACCTTGCGCTCGGCGTGCTCTTCGAATGCCGGCGCCGCGAGATCGTCGTGCCCGAGCAGATCGCGATTGTCGGCTTCAACGATCTCGAATTCATGGCAAGTGCCGTCCCTACCCTGACCAGCGTGCGCACCAACCGCTACGAGATGGGCCGCGCCGCCGCCACGATGCTGATCGAGGCGATCGAAGGACGGCGTCCGGAGGAGCCGGTGCTCGATCTCGGCTTCAAGGTGATCGAACGGCAGAGCTCGCTCGCGCAGCGCGGGGAGAGCCGGCCGATGGTATCCGAATTGGTGACGGACCGAACAAAATGA
- a CDS encoding dihydroxy-acid dehydratase family protein, with product MTKKPTNGHAPASNGSRRHLRSQEWFNNPHNPGMTALYMERYLNYGLTRAELQSGKPIIGIAQTGNDLSPCNRHHIELAHRVREGIREAGGIAMEFPTHPIQETGKRPTAALDRNLAYLGLVEILYGYPLDGVVLTTGCDKTTPACMMAAATVNLPAIVLSGGPMLNGWHDGERTGSGTIVWKSRERLAAGEIDYEEFMEIVASSAPSVGHCNTMGTASTMNSLAEALGMSLPGCAAIPAPYRERGQIAYETGKRIVEMVWEDLKPSDILTRKAFENCIVINSAIGGSTNAPIHINALARHIGVELSIDDWQKFGHDVPLLVNMQPAGFYLGEEFHRAGGVPAVVRELMQHKRIHEDAITANGRGIGENCKSAPKPDNDVIWNYDKPLVKDAGFLVLKGNLFDSAIMKTSVISKEFRDRYLSNPKDLNAFEGRAIVFEGPEDYHERIDDPSLDIDERCVLFIRGTGPIGYPGGAEVVNMQPPAALIKRGILSLPCIGDGRQSGTSGSPSILNASPEAAANGGLAILKTGDKVRIDLNKGSANILISDDEVEKRHAELKANGGFKHPPNQTPWQEIYRNTVGQQSTGACMELATRYQNVAGAFGVARDNH from the coding sequence ATGACAAAAAAACCAACCAACGGGCATGCGCCCGCCAGCAACGGCAGTCGCCGGCACCTTCGCTCCCAGGAATGGTTCAACAACCCGCACAATCCGGGCATGACCGCGCTCTATATGGAGCGCTACCTCAATTACGGACTCACCCGCGCCGAGCTGCAGTCCGGCAAGCCGATCATCGGCATCGCCCAAACCGGCAACGACCTCTCTCCCTGCAACCGCCACCACATCGAGCTTGCGCATCGCGTCCGTGAAGGCATCCGAGAGGCCGGCGGCATCGCGATGGAATTCCCGACCCATCCGATTCAGGAGACCGGCAAGCGCCCGACCGCGGCGCTCGATCGCAACCTCGCCTATCTCGGCCTGGTCGAAATCCTGTACGGCTACCCCCTCGACGGCGTGGTGCTGACCACCGGCTGCGACAAGACCACGCCAGCCTGCATGATGGCTGCCGCCACCGTGAACCTGCCCGCGATCGTGCTGTCGGGCGGCCCGATGCTCAACGGCTGGCATGACGGCGAGCGCACCGGCTCCGGCACCATCGTCTGGAAGTCCCGCGAGCGGCTCGCCGCCGGCGAGATCGACTATGAGGAGTTCATGGAGATCGTCGCGTCATCGGCGCCCTCGGTCGGCCACTGCAACACCATGGGCACCGCCTCGACCATGAACTCGCTGGCAGAGGCGCTCGGCATGTCGCTGCCGGGCTGCGCGGCGATCCCGGCGCCCTATCGCGAACGCGGCCAGATCGCCTACGAGACGGGCAAGCGCATCGTCGAGATGGTCTGGGAGGACCTGAAGCCCTCGGACATCCTGACCCGCAAGGCGTTCGAGAACTGCATCGTGATCAACTCCGCGATCGGCGGCTCGACCAACGCACCGATCCACATCAACGCCCTCGCCCGCCACATCGGGGTGGAGCTGTCGATCGACGACTGGCAGAAGTTTGGCCACGACGTGCCGCTGCTCGTCAACATGCAGCCGGCCGGCTTCTACCTCGGCGAGGAATTCCACCGTGCCGGCGGCGTGCCGGCCGTGGTGCGCGAATTGATGCAGCACAAGCGCATCCACGAGGACGCGATCACGGCCAACGGCCGCGGTATCGGCGAAAACTGCAAGAGTGCACCGAAGCCCGATAACGACGTGATCTGGAATTACGACAAGCCGCTGGTGAAGGACGCGGGCTTCCTGGTGCTGAAGGGCAACCTCTTCGATTCAGCCATCATGAAGACCAGCGTGATCTCCAAGGAGTTTCGCGATCGCTACCTCAGCAATCCGAAGGACCTCAACGCCTTCGAGGGCCGCGCCATCGTGTTCGAGGGGCCGGAAGATTATCACGAGCGGATCGACGATCCCTCGCTCGACATCGACGAGCGCTGCGTCCTGTTCATCCGCGGCACCGGGCCGATCGGCTATCCCGGCGGCGCCGAGGTCGTGAACATGCAGCCGCCGGCGGCGCTGATCAAACGCGGCATCCTGTCCCTGCCCTGCATCGGCGACGGCCGACAGTCCGGCACGTCCGGCTCGCCGTCGATCCTCAATGCCTCGCCGGAAGCCGCCGCCAATGGCGGGCTCGCGATCCTCAAGACCGGCGACAAGGTCCGCATCGATCTCAACAAGGGCAGCGCCAACATCCTGATCTCCGACGACGAGGTGGAGAAGCGCCATGCCGAGTTGAAGGCCAATGGCGGCTTCAAGCATCCGCCGAACCAAACACCCTGGCAGGAGATCTATCGCAATACCGTCGGCCAGCAGTCGACCGGCGCCTGCATGGAGCTCGCCACGCGCTACCAGAACGTCGCCGGCGCGTTCGGCGTCGCGCGGGATAATCACTAG
- a CDS encoding SDR family oxidoreductase: MADRLKGKRAVVTAAAAGIGRACAIAFAREGATVIATDINESGIASLGKEGIAETAKLDVRNTVDVNAFAKRIGKIDILLNAAGFVHHGTILDCSEEDWDFSFDLNVKSMHRTIKAFLPAMLAGGGGSIVNISSCAALRPPANRYVYSASKAAVSLLTRAVASDFITKGIRCNSICPGTVETPSMLDRAAAAGPQGKEMFIARQKMGRLGTAEEIAAMAVYLGSDESAFTTGVDLVIDGGYML; this comes from the coding sequence ATGGCAGACCGCCTCAAGGGAAAACGCGCCGTCGTCACCGCCGCGGCCGCGGGCATCGGGCGCGCATGCGCGATCGCATTCGCGCGTGAAGGCGCAACCGTGATCGCCACCGACATCAACGAAAGCGGCATCGCCAGCCTTGGCAAGGAAGGCATCGCCGAGACGGCCAAGCTCGACGTTCGCAATACCGTCGATGTCAACGCCTTCGCCAAGCGCATCGGCAAGATCGATATCCTGCTCAATGCGGCGGGTTTCGTGCACCACGGCACCATTCTGGACTGTTCGGAAGAGGACTGGGACTTCTCGTTCGACCTCAACGTCAAATCCATGCACCGGACCATCAAGGCGTTTCTGCCGGCGATGCTGGCGGGCGGAGGCGGCAGCATCGTCAACATCTCGTCTTGCGCGGCGTTGCGGCCGCCGGCCAACCGATATGTCTACAGTGCGTCCAAGGCGGCGGTGTCGCTGCTGACGCGCGCGGTTGCGTCCGATTTCATCACGAAGGGAATCCGCTGCAACAGCATCTGCCCCGGCACCGTCGAAACGCCTTCCATGCTCGACCGTGCCGCCGCCGCCGGCCCGCAGGGCAAAGAGATGTTCATCGCCCGCCAGAAGATGGGCCGGCTGGGCACCGCCGAGGAAATCGCGGCGATGGCGGTCTATCTCGGCAGTGACGAAAGCGCGTTCACCACCGGCGTCGATCTCGTCATCGACGGCGGCTACATGCTCTGA
- a CDS encoding SDR family NAD(P)-dependent oxidoreductase, whose amino-acid sequence MNKIDLNGRVAIVTGGAQGFGRAIAERFIASGAKVAIWDFDSSLAETAAKAIGGDVRVFKVDVTDTAAVETARDATLAAFGKIDILVNNAGIAGVNKSVWETDLEEWRKVLRINLDGPFICCKAVVPTMLKQKYGRIVNIASIAGKEGNPNAAHYSASKAGLIALTKSLGKELAAHDILVNAVTPAAAKTAIFDQMTQQHIDFMLSKIPKGRFVLVEELAAMVAWLSSEDCAFSTGAVFDISGGRATY is encoded by the coding sequence ATGAACAAGATCGATCTGAACGGCCGCGTCGCCATCGTCACGGGCGGCGCGCAGGGCTTTGGCCGCGCCATTGCCGAGCGTTTCATCGCCTCGGGCGCAAAGGTCGCGATCTGGGATTTCGACTCGAGCCTCGCCGAGACGGCGGCCAAGGCCATCGGCGGCGACGTGCGCGTCTTCAAGGTCGACGTCACCGATACCGCGGCCGTCGAGACCGCCCGCGACGCCACGCTTGCGGCCTTCGGCAAGATCGACATTCTCGTCAACAATGCCGGCATCGCCGGCGTCAACAAGAGCGTCTGGGAGACCGACCTGGAGGAATGGCGCAAGGTGCTGCGCATCAACCTTGACGGACCCTTCATCTGCTGCAAGGCGGTCGTTCCCACCATGCTCAAGCAGAAATACGGGCGGATCGTGAACATCGCCTCGATCGCCGGCAAGGAAGGCAATCCGAATGCGGCACACTACTCGGCCTCCAAGGCCGGGTTGATCGCGCTGACGAAATCGCTCGGCAAGGAGCTCGCCGCGCACGACATCCTGGTAAATGCAGTGACGCCGGCCGCAGCGAAAACCGCGATCTTCGATCAGATGACGCAGCAGCATATCGACTTCATGCTGTCGAAGATCCCGAAGGGCCGCTTCGTGCTGGTGGAAGAACTCGCCGCGATGGTGGCCTGGCTGTCATCCGAGGACTGCGCCTTCTCGACGGGTGCGGTGTTCGACATCTCCGGCGGACGAGCAACATATTGA
- a CDS encoding GFA family protein — MTREGGCLCGAVRFKAEGEPLNVRICHCRKCQKAMGSPFFARAQFDQKALTVAGDTGRYASSEHIDRVFCTRCGTRLFAWRRNGTLAGVALATFDDRNAFAPTEHIWVSEKMAWLKLDDGLPQYPTTLPT; from the coding sequence ATGACCCGGGAAGGCGGATGCCTGTGCGGCGCGGTGCGGTTCAAGGCGGAGGGCGAGCCCCTCAATGTCCGCATCTGCCACTGCCGCAAGTGCCAGAAGGCGATGGGCTCGCCCTTCTTTGCCCGCGCGCAGTTCGATCAAAAGGCGCTGACGGTCGCGGGCGACACGGGACGTTATGCCTCATCGGAGCACATCGATCGCGTATTCTGCACACGCTGCGGCACGCGCCTGTTCGCCTGGCGTCGCAACGGTACGCTCGCCGGCGTGGCGCTGGCGACCTTTGACGACCGCAACGCCTTTGCGCCGACCGAGCACATCTGGGTCTCGGAAAAGATGGCCTGGTTGAAGCTCGACGACGGCCTGCCGCAATATCCGACGACGCTTCCGACCTGA
- a CDS encoding DMT family transporter: MGEIFGVLAAVLSSALGGTSIGATRYLVSSIDPLAIGSFRFGIGFLLLLPLTILRGDRWPQRGDWAAAAALGFLFFALFPILFNASLIFTTAARGALALSTLPLLTLVIGAALGSEALTLRKSVGVVLATLGVAVALLTDLTSAPSGAWRGDLLMVAAALCMALYGIWSKPLIRRSGPIAFTTMSIAAGATCLVLLSYLRGSFAPVAGFGAPQWLAAFYLGAFGASLTFYLWAFALERTTPTRVAISVTVNPITASLVGAYLLHEPLRWNLAAGIVAVFAGIWIATTTGTRIRAVGAAASNRS, from the coding sequence ATGGGCGAGATTTTCGGCGTCCTGGCCGCCGTGCTGTCGAGTGCGCTCGGCGGCACCTCGATTGGCGCCACGCGCTATCTCGTGAGTAGCATCGACCCGCTTGCGATCGGCTCGTTCCGGTTCGGCATCGGCTTCCTGCTCTTGTTGCCGTTGACGATCCTGCGCGGTGATCGCTGGCCACAGCGAGGAGACTGGGCCGCCGCGGCCGCGCTCGGTTTTCTGTTCTTCGCCCTGTTCCCGATCCTGTTCAATGCGTCCCTCATCTTCACGACTGCGGCGCGCGGGGCGCTCGCCTTGTCGACGCTCCCGCTGCTGACGCTGGTGATCGGGGCCGCGCTCGGCAGCGAAGCGCTGACGTTGCGCAAATCCGTCGGCGTCGTGCTGGCAACACTGGGCGTTGCGGTCGCGCTGCTCACCGACCTGACCTCGGCGCCATCAGGCGCCTGGCGTGGTGATCTGCTGATGGTCGCTGCCGCGCTGTGCATGGCGCTGTATGGCATCTGGTCGAAGCCGCTGATCCGGCGCTCCGGTCCGATCGCCTTCACGACGATGAGCATAGCGGCCGGCGCGACGTGTCTCGTCCTGCTGTCCTATCTCCGCGGCAGTTTCGCGCCGGTCGCTGGTTTCGGCGCGCCGCAATGGCTGGCGGCCTTCTATCTCGGCGCCTTCGGTGCCTCGCTGACGTTCTATCTTTGGGCGTTCGCGCTGGAACGAACGACGCCGACGCGTGTGGCGATCTCGGTGACGGTCAATCCGATCACGGCGTCGCTGGTTGGCGCTTACCTTCTGCACGAGCCGCTGCGCTGGAATCTGGCGGCGGGCATCGTCGCGGTCTTTGCCGGGATCTGGATCGCGACGACGACGGGCACGCGCATCCGGGCTGTTGGCGCGGCCGCCTCGAACCGATCCTGA
- a CDS encoding LysR family transcriptional regulator: MTAPDLDPDLLKAFLAVAEHRSFTLAATMLNRTQSAVSVQIRRLEQRLGTKLFHRTRAGVAPTSAGEELRGYARRILALNAEAVGALRARKIDGVVRLGVMDDYGTIVIPPLLASFAAEHPSIRVEIETGLTATMPARLGEAYDLVIAMHPQGRGDGELLRCEQAVWAAAASYPARAQDPLPVALYPPGCLFRQWAAEALDAAGRPWRLAFVSRTLAAVEAIAAQGLAVTVVKAATLPARLRPLCERDGLPPLPAADIRLHRARNLARAGALLADHLQWSISESAPIC, from the coding sequence ATGACCGCCCCCGATCTCGACCCCGACCTGCTGAAGGCCTTTCTCGCCGTCGCGGAGCATCGCTCGTTCACGCTTGCCGCGACGATGCTCAACCGGACGCAATCGGCCGTGAGCGTTCAGATCAGGCGCCTGGAGCAACGGCTCGGCACAAAGCTATTCCACCGCACGAGAGCGGGCGTCGCACCGACCTCAGCCGGTGAAGAGCTGCGCGGCTATGCGCGTCGCATTCTCGCGCTCAATGCCGAGGCGGTCGGTGCGCTCCGCGCGCGCAAAATCGACGGCGTGGTCCGCCTCGGCGTGATGGATGACTACGGCACCATCGTCATTCCGCCGCTGCTGGCGAGCTTTGCCGCCGAACATCCGTCGATCCGGGTCGAGATCGAGACCGGACTGACCGCGACGATGCCGGCCCGGCTCGGCGAAGCCTACGACCTCGTCATCGCCATGCATCCGCAAGGCCGCGGTGACGGCGAGCTGCTGCGATGTGAGCAGGCGGTTTGGGCGGCCGCCGCCTCATATCCGGCCCGAGCGCAGGACCCGCTGCCCGTCGCGCTCTACCCGCCGGGATGCCTGTTTCGCCAATGGGCCGCGGAGGCCCTCGATGCCGCCGGCCGGCCCTGGCGGCTCGCCTTTGTCAGCCGGACCCTGGCGGCCGTGGAAGCGATCGCCGCCCAGGGCCTTGCGGTGACGGTGGTGAAGGCCGCCACCTTGCCCGCCCGCCTTCGTCCTCTTTGTGAGCGCGACGGTCTGCCGCCGCTGCCCGCGGCGGACATCCGCCTTCACCGTGCGCGCAACCTGGCGCGCGCCGGCGCCCTGCTGGCGGATCATTTGCAGTGGAGCATTTCAGAATCGGCACCCATATGTTGA
- a CDS encoding site-2 protease family protein, whose protein sequence is MNISLYDLSVWVLPLVIAITFHEAAHGFVAHRLGDDTAWKLGRVSFNPLRHIDPFGTLILPAMLLFAHSPFLFGYARPVPVNFRKLNHPRLDMVWVALAGPVTNILLALAAALAFHALPWVPASSAQWVVDNLKNALVINVVLAVFNMMPIPPLDGGRVAVGLLPRPLALPLARLEPFGMLILIGLLILLPLAGSQFGLNLDVISAILRTLTGYVIQAVFLLTGNA, encoded by the coding sequence GTGAATATTTCCCTCTACGACCTGTCGGTCTGGGTGTTGCCCCTGGTGATCGCCATCACCTTCCATGAGGCCGCACATGGCTTCGTCGCGCACCGTCTCGGCGACGATACCGCCTGGAAGCTCGGCCGGGTCAGCTTCAACCCGCTTCGGCACATCGACCCATTCGGCACCCTGATCCTTCCCGCGATGCTGCTGTTTGCGCATTCGCCGTTCCTGTTCGGCTATGCCAGGCCGGTGCCGGTGAATTTCCGCAAGCTCAACCATCCCAGGCTCGACATGGTCTGGGTGGCGCTGGCCGGTCCGGTGACGAACATCCTGCTCGCGCTCGCGGCGGCCCTCGCCTTCCACGCCCTGCCCTGGGTGCCGGCCAGTTCGGCGCAGTGGGTGGTCGACAACCTGAAGAATGCGCTGGTGATCAATGTGGTGCTGGCCGTGTTCAACATGATGCCGATCCCGCCGCTGGATGGCGGACGGGTCGCGGTCGGGCTGTTGCCGCGACCTCTCGCCCTGCCGCTGGCGCGGCTCGAGCCATTCGGCATGCTGATCCTGATCGGACTGCTGATCCTGCTACCGCTGGCAGGTTCCCAGTTCGGTCTAAATCTTGATGTTATTTCAGCAATACTGCGGACGTTGACCGGTTATGTGATTCAGGCTGTTTTCTTGCTGACCGGCAACGCGTAA
- a CDS encoding TonB family protein: MSDLEQKSPRTLWIVAAVVALGLHLGGAALALANLRTDDPDVIADPQGIEVGLEAMSPNGEPSELPPGPDSNESVASPELTEQKAELKESSLPKDIPTEAENADRAVTPNETKKPIEEEAKEAVVPTNASTPSPAAEATAMPTSQVEKKSDRSVRIRQGWEKDLVAHLDRHKRYPKGVFKSVEISVRMTLDRLGHVVAVAIEKGSGDPTFDDAAIGMVKRSDPVPQPPPLVADEGLTFVLPVIFRKNEKTAGKS, from the coding sequence ATGTCGGATCTCGAACAGAAGTCGCCCCGAACGCTGTGGATCGTTGCCGCGGTGGTCGCGCTTGGGCTGCATCTCGGCGGCGCAGCGCTCGCGCTCGCAAATCTGCGGACCGACGATCCCGACGTCATCGCGGACCCGCAGGGGATCGAGGTCGGGCTCGAGGCGATGTCGCCCAATGGCGAGCCGAGCGAGCTGCCGCCGGGGCCGGACTCGAACGAGTCCGTGGCCTCGCCCGAATTGACCGAGCAGAAGGCGGAATTGAAGGAGAGCAGCCTTCCCAAGGATATCCCGACGGAGGCAGAGAATGCCGACCGGGCCGTGACGCCGAACGAGACCAAGAAGCCGATCGAGGAGGAAGCGAAGGAGGCCGTCGTTCCCACCAACGCTTCGACGCCTTCGCCAGCCGCCGAAGCGACGGCGATGCCGACGTCCCAGGTCGAGAAGAAGAGCGATCGCTCGGTCCGCATTCGCCAGGGCTGGGAAAAGGACCTGGTCGCGCATCTCGACCGGCACAAGCGCTATCCCAAGGGCGTGTTCAAGTCGGTTGAGATCTCGGTTCGCATGACGCTCGATCGGCTCGGGCACGTCGTCGCCGTCGCCATCGAGAAGGGCTCGGGCGATCCGACGTTCGACGACGCGGCGATCGGAATGGTCAAGCGCTCCGATCCCGTGCCGCAGCCGCCGCCGCTGGTCGCGGACGAGGGGCTGACATTCGTCCTGCCGGTGATCTTCAGGAAGAACGAGAAGACCGCAGGGAAGAGCTGA
- the exbD gene encoding TonB system transport protein ExbD — protein MGASIADNDLDDDADFSETHDINVTPFIDVMLVLLIIFMVAAPLSTVDLPIDLPTSTSTPQKKPDKPTYVTIKPDLSVAIGETFVKRVDLVSALDATPDMSKDKYIFLRSDRAVPYGELMDVLEFLNKGGYSRIKLVALEGVPGAAAPQGAPAEPKP, from the coding sequence ATGGGCGCCTCGATCGCAGACAATGACCTCGACGACGATGCGGACTTCTCCGAGACGCATGACATCAACGTCACGCCGTTCATCGACGTCATGCTGGTGCTGCTGATCATCTTCATGGTCGCAGCACCGCTGTCGACCGTCGATCTTCCGATCGACCTGCCGACCTCGACATCGACGCCGCAGAAGAAGCCGGACAAGCCGACCTACGTCACCATCAAGCCTGATCTTTCCGTGGCGATCGGTGAGACCTTCGTGAAGCGGGTCGATCTGGTCAGCGCACTCGACGCCACGCCCGACATGAGCAAGGACAAGTACATCTTCCTGCGCTCCGATCGTGCGGTGCCGTATGGCGAGCTGATGGACGTGCTGGAGTTCCTGAACAAGGGGGGCTATTCCAGGATCAAGCTGGTGGCGCTGGAAGGCGTTCCGGGGGCGGCGGCGCCGCAGGGCGCACCGGCCGAGCCGAAGCCGTGA
- the exbB gene encoding tonB-system energizer ExbB: MKSTSFQASLAAAVLMAATWLASPVSAQQAQPAAPAPAAAQRPAASPAAAAPLPSAVAPAVPSVATPAAPVPAASTPAAAAPAASSTDAPAAPAPEAAPADAGSRTLKSTAPAMKELSPWVMFMSADFIVKAVMIGLAFASLVTWTVFIAKSIELSVASGKLRSALKKVAEARSLAEAQMALGTKQGILPSFLAAALREARMSAGLSSDAGIKERAASSFAEIVRAEQRRIRIGMGVLATIGSTSPFVGLFGTVWGIMNSFIGISKSQTTNLAVVAPGIAEALLATAIGLVAAIPAVIIYNHFSRVTKSYLELVSRASGASARLLSRDLDRTHGTMHSRAAE, encoded by the coding sequence ATGAAGAGCACATCTTTCCAAGCAAGCCTTGCCGCAGCCGTGCTGATGGCGGCGACGTGGCTCGCATCGCCTGTTTCTGCCCAGCAAGCCCAGCCGGCGGCGCCGGCACCAGCGGCGGCCCAGCGGCCCGCCGCGAGCCCGGCTGCCGCGGCACCGCTGCCGAGCGCGGTGGCGCCGGCAGTGCCCTCGGTGGCTACACCCGCTGCTCCGGTGCCTGCTGCCTCGACCCCTGCGGCCGCCGCGCCGGCCGCGTCCTCAACGGATGCGCCGGCGGCCCCGGCGCCCGAGGCGGCCCCCGCCGACGCCGGCAGCCGGACGCTGAAATCGACCGCGCCCGCCATGAAGGAACTGTCGCCCTGGGTGATGTTCATGTCGGCGGACTTCATCGTGAAGGCGGTGATGATCGGGCTCGCCTTCGCCTCGCTGGTGACCTGGACCGTCTTCATCGCCAAGTCGATCGAGCTGTCGGTCGCATCTGGCAAGCTTCGTTCGGCGCTGAAGAAGGTTGCGGAGGCGCGTTCGCTGGCTGAAGCGCAGATGGCGCTCGGCACCAAGCAGGGGATCCTGCCGTCTTTCCTGGCGGCAGCGCTGCGCGAGGCGCGGATGTCGGCCGGACTCTCCAGTGACGCCGGCATCAAGGAGCGTGCGGCCTCGAGCTTCGCCGAGATCGTGCGCGCGGAGCAGCGGCGCATCCGCATCGGCATGGGCGTGCTCGCGACCATCGGCTCCACGTCGCCCTTCGTCGGCCTGTTCGGCACCGTCTGGGGCATCATGAACAGCTTCATCGGCATCTCGAAGTCGCAGACGACCAACCTCGCCGTCGTTGCGCCCGGCATCGCCGAAGCGCTGCTGGCGACTGCGATCGGTCTCGTCGCCGCCATCCCGGCGGTCATCATCTACAACCACTTCTCACGCGTGACGAAGAGCTATCTCGAGCTCGTCAGCCGTGCCTCCGGCGCTTCGGCCCGGCTGCTCTCGCGCGATCTCGATCGCACGCACGGCACCATGCATTCGCGCGCGGCGGAGTGA